The proteins below are encoded in one region of Segatella copri:
- the pyrF gene encoding orotidine-5'-phosphate decarboxylase: MNRKELVEQIFAKKSFLCVGLDTDINKLPKCITESEDIQGAEAEMIFRFNKAIIDATAPYCVAYKPNLAFYESRGIDGMIAFENTIKYLHNHYPNHFIIADAKRGDIGNTSKMYAQTFFEEYNIDSVTVAPYMGEDSVKPFLEYDGKWVILLALTSNKGSHDFQLTEDKEGERLFEKVLKKSQEWGNDENMMYVVGATQGKMFEDIRKVAPNHFLLVPGVGAQGGSLQEVCKYGIIKDCGLLVNSSRGIIYASNGDDFAEVAGQKAKELQAEMAAELAKL, translated from the coding sequence ATGAACAGAAAAGAACTCGTAGAGCAGATTTTCGCCAAGAAGAGTTTCTTGTGCGTAGGTCTTGACACAGATATCAACAAGTTGCCTAAGTGCATCACCGAGAGTGAAGACATCCAGGGCGCAGAAGCCGAAATGATATTCAGATTCAACAAGGCTATCATCGACGCAACAGCCCCATACTGTGTGGCTTACAAGCCAAACCTGGCTTTCTATGAGAGCCGCGGAATCGATGGCATGATTGCCTTCGAAAACACCATCAAGTATCTCCACAACCACTATCCAAACCACTTCATCATCGCAGATGCCAAGCGCGGCGATATCGGCAACACCAGCAAGATGTATGCCCAGACATTCTTCGAGGAGTACAATATCGACTCTGTAACCGTAGCTCCTTATATGGGTGAGGATTCAGTCAAGCCATTCCTCGAGTATGACGGCAAGTGGGTTATCCTCCTGGCACTTACAAGCAACAAGGGTAGCCACGACTTCCAGCTCACCGAGGATAAGGAGGGCGAGCGCCTCTTCGAGAAGGTTCTCAAGAAGAGCCAGGAATGGGGCAACGATGAGAACATGATGTATGTAGTAGGCGCTACACAGGGCAAGATGTTCGAAGACATCCGCAAGGTGGCTCCTAACCACTTCCTCCTCGTACCGGGCGTAGGTGCACAGGGTGGCAGCCTGCAGGAGGTTTGCAAGTATGGCATCATCAAGGACTGCGGCTTGCTCGTCAACTCTTCCCGCGGCATCATCTATGCCAGCAACGGCGATGACTTTGCTGAGGTAGCAGGTCAGAAAGCTAAGGAGTTGCAGGCTGAAATGGCAGCAGAACTTGCTAAGTTATAA
- a CDS encoding DUF5715 family protein, whose product MKISKNRYLQGFGIVVLLLALVRVIFPGVAKPKVAAAGAADSTLVAAKDSAASDASSAEISDASADTEGNVAENLKKDELSVMPDTEQGGKPSIFFDKDGREVKHRIFSVPHFGNTFPDQQDVQILAATKHGVKPVQNRLEAENSKGKLVYVGSNPFFYVDKLNNSIPYLVPRASVLLQDIGRAYFDSLQIKGIPLHKIIVTSILRTKDDVAKLRTRNGNATENSCHLYGTTFDICYNRYKQIQTREQPRRQVQNDTLKWVFSEVLRDFRNKNRCYIKYEVKQGCFHITVK is encoded by the coding sequence ATGAAGATTAGTAAGAACAGATATTTACAGGGTTTTGGTATTGTGGTTTTGCTTCTGGCGCTGGTAAGAGTCATCTTCCCGGGAGTAGCAAAACCGAAGGTTGCGGCTGCTGGTGCGGCTGATTCTACGCTCGTGGCAGCGAAGGATTCGGCTGCTTCTGATGCTTCTTCTGCTGAGATTTCTGATGCATCGGCTGATACTGAAGGGAATGTGGCTGAGAACCTGAAGAAGGATGAACTCTCTGTTATGCCTGATACGGAACAGGGCGGCAAGCCATCAATCTTCTTCGATAAGGATGGCAGGGAGGTGAAGCATCGTATCTTCTCGGTGCCTCATTTCGGCAATACTTTCCCCGACCAGCAGGATGTGCAGATTCTGGCGGCTACTAAGCATGGTGTGAAACCGGTACAGAACCGTCTGGAGGCGGAGAACAGCAAGGGCAAGCTGGTGTATGTGGGCAGCAATCCTTTCTTTTATGTCGACAAGCTGAACAACAGTATTCCTTACCTGGTGCCTCGTGCCTCTGTGCTGCTCCAGGATATCGGCCGTGCCTATTTTGATTCGCTGCAGATCAAGGGCATTCCGCTGCATAAGATTATCGTGACGAGCATTCTGCGCACCAAGGATGATGTGGCGAAACTGCGTACCCGAAACGGTAATGCTACCGAGAATTCGTGTCATCTCTATGGTACTACCTTCGATATCTGCTACAACCGCTACAAGCAGATTCAGACCCGTGAACAGCCTCGCCGCCAGGTGCAGAATGATACCCTGAAATGGGTGTTCTCCGAGGTGCTCCGCGATTTCCGCAACAAGAACCGCTGCTATATTAAATATGAGGTGAAGCAGGGTTGCTTCCA
- the ubiE gene encoding bifunctional demethylmenaquinone methyltransferase/2-methoxy-6-polyprenyl-1,4-benzoquinol methylase UbiE, producing MYKQEQIKPYEGTGDKGKLVEEMFDNIAPTYDTLNHRLSWDIDKGWRKKAIRRLAPFSPKKMLDIATGTGDFAILAAQMLHPDQLIGADISDGMMEIGRQKVKQLGLENTISFAKEDCLNLSFQDESFDAVTAAFGIRNFQNLDQGLKEMCRVLKKGGHLCIVELTTPVSFPMKQLFSIYSNTVLPMYGKLISKDQSAYSYLNKTIEAFPQGEVMMEVFKKAGFAKAEFKRLTFGICTLYFATK from the coding sequence ATGTATAAGCAAGAACAGATTAAGCCCTACGAGGGCACAGGAGACAAGGGCAAGCTGGTAGAGGAGATGTTCGACAACATCGCCCCTACCTACGATACCCTGAACCACCGTCTCTCGTGGGATATCGATAAGGGATGGCGCAAGAAGGCAATCAGGCGTCTTGCGCCCTTCTCTCCTAAAAAGATGCTCGACATCGCTACCGGTACCGGCGATTTCGCCATCCTTGCCGCACAGATGCTACATCCCGACCAGCTGATCGGAGCAGACATCTCGGACGGCATGATGGAGATAGGCAGACAGAAGGTAAAGCAGCTGGGACTGGAAAACACCATCTCCTTTGCCAAGGAAGACTGCCTCAACCTCTCGTTCCAGGACGAGAGCTTCGACGCTGTAACCGCAGCCTTCGGTATCAGAAACTTCCAGAACCTGGATCAGGGACTGAAGGAAATGTGCCGGGTACTGAAAAAGGGCGGACATCTCTGCATCGTAGAACTCACCACGCCGGTCAGTTTCCCGATGAAGCAGCTGTTCAGCATCTACAGCAACACTGTCTTGCCGATGTATGGCAAACTCATCAGCAAAGACCAGAGCGCCTACAGTTATCTCAACAAGACCATCGAGGCATTCCCTCAGGGCGAGGTTATGATGGAGGTGTTCAAAAAGGCAGGATTCGCAAAGGCAGAGTTCAAGCGACTCACCTTCGGCATCTGCACACTCTATTTCGCAACCAAATAA
- a CDS encoding phosphoribosylaminoimidazolesuccinocarboxamide synthase, with translation MKALTKTDFHFDGQKSVYHGKVRDVYDINDDLLVMVATDRISAFDVVLPKGIPFKGQVLNQIAAKFLDTTTDICPNWKLATPDPMVTVGLKCKGFRVEMIIRSILTGSAWREYQKGCREICGVKLPDGMRENQRFPEPIITPTTKADEGHDMNISKEEIIAQGIVSAEDYAVMEDYTRRIFARGQEIAAKQGLILVDTKYEFGKRDGKVYLIDEIHTPDSSRYFYADGYEEKFEKGEPQRQLSKEFVRQWLIEHNFMNEPGQTMPEITDEYAESVSDRYIELYEHITGEKFDKAAEEGDIAARIEKNVSEWLAAHK, from the coding sequence ATGAAAGCATTAACAAAGACAGATTTCCATTTTGATGGACAGAAGAGTGTTTACCACGGTAAAGTACGTGATGTGTATGACATTAACGACGACCTCCTCGTGATGGTCGCTACCGACAGAATCTCAGCGTTCGACGTTGTTCTGCCTAAGGGTATCCCTTTCAAAGGACAGGTGCTCAATCAGATTGCAGCTAAGTTCCTGGACACAACTACAGACATCTGTCCAAACTGGAAGTTGGCTACTCCAGACCCAATGGTTACCGTAGGTTTGAAGTGCAAAGGTTTCCGCGTGGAGATGATCATCCGTTCTATCCTCACCGGTAGTGCATGGCGCGAGTATCAGAAGGGCTGCCGCGAGATCTGCGGTGTGAAGTTGCCAGACGGTATGCGCGAGAACCAGCGTTTCCCAGAGCCTATCATCACCCCTACTACAAAGGCTGACGAGGGTCACGACATGAATATCTCTAAGGAAGAGATTATCGCCCAGGGTATTGTTAGTGCAGAGGATTACGCTGTGATGGAGGACTACACACGCCGCATCTTCGCCCGCGGTCAGGAAATCGCTGCCAAGCAGGGCTTGATCCTCGTAGATACTAAGTACGAGTTCGGCAAGCGCGACGGCAAGGTTTATCTCATCGATGAGATCCACACTCCCGACTCTAGCCGCTACTTCTATGCTGACGGTTACGAGGAGAAGTTTGAGAAGGGTGAACCACAGCGCCAGCTCTCTAAGGAGTTCGTTCGCCAGTGGCTCATCGAGCACAACTTCATGAACGAGCCAGGCCAGACCATGCCAGAGATTACCGACGAGTATGCAGAGAGCGTATCCGACCGCTACATCGAACTCTACGAGCACATCACCGGCGAGAAGTTTGACAAGGCTGCAGAGGAAGGCGACATCGCTGCCCGCATCGAGAAGAACGTAAGCGAGTGGCTTGCTGCACACAAGTAA
- a CDS encoding PhoH family protein encodes MIEKHIVLEDIDPVMFYGVNNAHLQMIKSLYPKLRIVARDNVIRVLGDEEEMAKVEEDIEQMRKHLLKYNMLNDEDILDIVKGKQTKADSVKGVLVYSISGRPIKSRSENQQQLIDAYEKNDMVFAVGPAGTGKTYLSIALAVKALKEKAVKKIILSRPAVEAGEKLGFLPGDMKDKIDPYLQPLYDALEDMIPAVKLQDMMEKHIIQIAPLAFMRGRTLSDAVVILDEAQNTTSQQIRMFLTRMGMNTKMIITGDLTQIDLPREQRSGLKEALKILDGVEGIGVVKLGQKDIVRHKLVTRIVNAYDKYDKERAEAREAQKAEKDNSK; translated from the coding sequence TTGATAGAGAAACATATTGTACTCGAAGATATCGATCCAGTGATGTTCTACGGTGTGAACAACGCCCACCTGCAGATGATTAAATCGCTGTATCCTAAGTTGCGTATCGTAGCACGCGACAACGTGATTCGTGTGCTCGGCGACGAAGAGGAAATGGCAAAGGTGGAAGAGGATATTGAGCAGATGCGCAAGCACTTGCTTAAATACAACATGCTCAATGATGAAGACATCCTGGACATCGTGAAAGGAAAACAGACCAAGGCGGACAGCGTGAAAGGCGTGCTGGTATACAGCATCAGCGGCCGACCTATCAAGAGCCGCAGCGAAAACCAGCAGCAGCTGATAGATGCTTACGAGAAGAACGACATGGTATTTGCCGTGGGACCAGCCGGTACCGGCAAGACCTATCTCAGCATCGCCCTTGCCGTAAAGGCCCTCAAGGAGAAAGCCGTCAAGAAAATCATCCTCTCGCGACCAGCCGTAGAAGCCGGCGAAAAACTCGGTTTCCTGCCTGGCGATATGAAAGACAAAATTGACCCATACCTCCAGCCGCTCTACGATGCGCTGGAAGACATGATACCTGCCGTAAAGCTGCAGGATATGATGGAAAAGCACATTATCCAGATTGCTCCGCTCGCCTTTATGCGCGGACGCACACTCAGCGATGCCGTCGTCATCCTCGACGAGGCGCAAAACACTACCTCCCAACAGATTCGCATGTTCCTAACCCGTATGGGCATGAACACCAAGATGATTATCACCGGCGACCTGACACAGATTGACCTTCCACGCGAACAGCGAAGCGGACTGAAGGAGGCGCTCAAGATTCTGGACGGCGTGGAAGGCATCGGAGTGGTGAAGCTGGGACAGAAGGATATCGTGCGCCACAAACTCGTAACCCGCATCGTCAACGCTTACGACAAGTATGACAAGGAGAGAGCGGAAGCACGGGAAGCTCAGAAAGCAGAAAAAGATAATTCAAAATAA
- a CDS encoding bifunctional UDP-3-O-[3-hydroxymyristoyl] N-acetylglucosamine deacetylase/3-hydroxyacyl-ACP dehydratase, with amino-acid sequence MSKQKTLKGSFSLCGKGLHTGLSLTVTFNPAPENTGYKIQRIDLEGEPVIQAVAENVVETQRGTVLGKGDIRVSTIEHGMSALYALGIDNCLIQVNGPEFPILDGSAAPYVEKIQSIGIQEQNAEKDYYIIRHKIEVKDDNGSVITILPDEDFSITAMCSFESKFINSQFATLEKMETYAEEIASARTFVFVRDIMPLLQANLIKGGDLDNAIVIYERQVEQAQLDQLADHLKVPHMDANKLGYIQHRPLQWENECTRHKLLDIIGDMALIGKPIKGRIIATRPGHTVNNKFARLMRKEIRKHEIQAPIYNPNEEPIMDNIRIRQLLPHRYPMQLVDKVIAMGPNSIVGVKNVTSNEPFFTGHFPEEPVMPGVLQVEAMAQCGGLLVLNQLEEPERWSTYFMKLDDVKFRKKVVPGDTLLFRVELLAPVRHGISSMKGYMFVGDQVVAEATFTAQIVKNK; translated from the coding sequence ATGTCAAAACAGAAGACACTGAAAGGTAGTTTCTCTCTTTGCGGAAAGGGTTTGCATACAGGCTTGAGCCTCACCGTAACTTTCAATCCTGCACCAGAGAACACCGGTTATAAAATACAGCGCATCGACCTCGAAGGCGAGCCTGTTATCCAGGCTGTAGCTGAGAACGTTGTTGAAACACAGCGCGGTACCGTACTCGGTAAGGGCGATATCCGCGTTTCTACCATCGAGCATGGTATGTCAGCACTCTATGCCCTCGGCATCGACAACTGTCTCATCCAGGTAAACGGTCCTGAGTTCCCTATCCTCGACGGTTCTGCTGCTCCGTATGTAGAGAAGATCCAGAGCATAGGCATCCAGGAGCAGAATGCTGAAAAAGACTACTACATCATCCGTCATAAGATTGAGGTGAAAGATGATAACGGGTCTGTCATCACCATCCTTCCTGACGAGGACTTCAGCATCACAGCCATGTGTTCTTTCGAGAGCAAATTCATCAACAGCCAGTTTGCTACCCTCGAAAAGATGGAGACATACGCAGAGGAGATTGCATCAGCCCGTACCTTCGTTTTCGTACGCGACATCATGCCTCTGCTCCAGGCTAACCTCATTAAGGGTGGTGACCTGGACAATGCCATCGTTATCTACGAGCGCCAGGTAGAACAGGCTCAGCTCGACCAGCTCGCCGACCATCTCAAGGTGCCTCACATGGATGCCAACAAATTGGGTTACATCCAGCACCGTCCATTGCAGTGGGAGAACGAATGTACACGTCATAAACTGCTCGATATCATCGGCGATATGGCACTCATCGGCAAGCCTATCAAGGGCCGCATCATCGCTACGCGTCCAGGCCATACCGTAAACAACAAGTTCGCCCGCCTCATGCGCAAGGAGATTCGCAAGCACGAGATTCAGGCTCCTATCTACAATCCTAACGAGGAGCCAATCATGGATAATATCCGCATCCGTCAGCTCCTGCCTCACCGCTACCCTATGCAGCTGGTCGATAAGGTCATTGCTATGGGTCCTAACAGCATCGTAGGCGTAAAGAATGTAACCAGCAACGAGCCTTTCTTCACCGGTCACTTCCCTGAAGAGCCAGTGATGCCAGGCGTTCTCCAGGTAGAGGCGATGGCACAGTGTGGCGGTCTGCTCGTATTGAACCAGCTGGAAGAGCCTGAGCGCTGGAGTACTTACTTCATGAAGCTCGATGATGTGAAGTTCCGCAAGAAGGTGGTTCCAGGCGATACCCTCCTCTTCCGTGTAGAACTCCTCGCACCTGTACGTCATGGCATCAGCTCTATGAAGGGCTACATGTTCGTAGGCGACCAGGTGGTAGCAGAGGCTACTTTCACAGCACAGATTGTTAAGAACAAGTAA
- the prfA gene encoding peptide chain release factor 1, which yields MDNNNILQKLEGLESRYEEVSTLITDPDVIADQPRYVKLTKEWKDLGDIMDARKRYINCLNSIKEAKDILANESDPEMKEMAREELNENEALQPKLEEEIKIALVPKDPEDAKNVQMEIRGGAGGDEAALFAGDLFNMYKKYCESKGWTVSVTSVSEGAVGGYKEIDFAVSGTDVYGTLKYESGVHRVQRVPATETQGRMHTSAATVAVLPEADKFEVNINEGDIKWDTFRSSGAGGQNVNKVESGVRLRYPWKNPNTGEVEEILIECTETRDQPKNKERALSRLYTFIHDREHQKYVDDIASRRKSLVSTGDRSAKIRTYNFPQGRVTDHRIGYTTHDLNGFLAGDIQDMIDALTVAENAEKLKETEL from the coding sequence ATGGATAATAACAACATATTACAGAAGCTAGAAGGCTTAGAGAGCCGATACGAGGAAGTAAGCACCCTCATTACCGACCCAGATGTCATCGCCGACCAGCCACGCTACGTGAAGCTCACCAAGGAATGGAAAGACCTGGGTGACATCATGGACGCACGCAAGCGATACATCAACTGTCTGAATAGCATCAAGGAGGCAAAAGATATCCTTGCCAACGAGAGCGATCCGGAAATGAAGGAGATGGCTCGCGAAGAACTCAACGAGAACGAGGCGCTGCAGCCTAAACTCGAAGAAGAAATCAAGATTGCGCTGGTACCTAAGGACCCAGAAGACGCCAAGAACGTACAGATGGAAATCCGAGGCGGTGCCGGAGGCGACGAGGCTGCCCTCTTTGCAGGCGACCTATTTAATATGTATAAGAAATACTGCGAATCTAAGGGATGGACCGTCAGCGTGACTTCTGTTTCTGAAGGCGCAGTAGGTGGATATAAGGAAATCGACTTCGCTGTAAGCGGTACTGACGTTTACGGTACATTGAAGTACGAATCAGGTGTTCACCGTGTTCAGCGTGTGCCTGCTACTGAAACACAGGGCCGTATGCACACTTCAGCTGCTACCGTGGCCGTATTGCCAGAGGCAGACAAGTTTGAGGTGAACATCAACGAAGGAGACATCAAGTGGGATACCTTCCGAAGTTCAGGTGCCGGTGGTCAGAACGTGAACAAGGTGGAGTCTGGTGTACGTCTCCGCTACCCTTGGAAGAACCCTAACACAGGCGAGGTTGAGGAAATCCTCATTGAGTGTACCGAAACCCGTGACCAGCCAAAGAACAAGGAGCGTGCCTTGAGCCGCCTCTATACATTCATCCACGACCGTGAGCACCAGAAGTATGTTGACGATATCGCCAGCCGCCGCAAGAGCCTCGTTTCTACCGGCGACCGCAGTGCGAAGATCCGTACCTACAACTTCCCGCAGGGCCGTGTTACCGACCACCGTATCGGTTACACCACTCACGATCTCAACGGTTTCCTGGCAGGTGATATTCAGGACATGATTGATGCCCTGACCGTAGCCGAGAACGCAGAGAAGCTGAAAGAAACAGAATTGTAA
- a CDS encoding shikimate dehydrogenase family protein codes for MDKYGLIGYPLGHSFSKNYFNEKFENEGIDAQYINFEIPSIENLTEILDSNPELKGLNVTIPYKEKVISYLDVVSPEANAIGAVNVIKVEHRGEDVYLKGYNSDVIGFTKSIEPYIEPYHKKALILGTGGASKAINFGLKSLGLETAFVSRYERPGTIQYEKITPEVIKEYNVIVNCTPVGMYPHVDECPALPYEAMDSHTLLYDLIYNPDETLFMKKGKEHGATVKNGLEMLLLQAFASWDFWHQEK; via the coding sequence ATGGACAAGTATGGACTCATAGGTTACCCTCTGGGGCATTCGTTCTCAAAAAACTATTTCAACGAAAAGTTTGAGAACGAGGGCATCGATGCCCAATACATCAACTTCGAGATACCTTCTATCGAAAATCTTACCGAGATTCTCGACTCAAATCCAGAACTAAAGGGTCTCAATGTCACCATTCCTTACAAGGAGAAAGTGATCAGCTATCTCGACGTGGTAAGCCCTGAGGCGAATGCTATCGGAGCCGTCAACGTGATCAAGGTGGAGCACAGAGGTGAAGATGTTTATCTGAAAGGATATAACAGCGATGTAATCGGTTTTACCAAGAGCATCGAACCTTATATCGAGCCTTATCACAAGAAGGCTCTCATCCTGGGTACAGGCGGAGCTTCAAAGGCTATCAACTTCGGTCTGAAATCGCTCGGACTGGAAACTGCCTTCGTGAGTCGATACGAGCGTCCGGGTACTATCCAGTACGAAAAAATCACCCCTGAGGTTATCAAGGAGTATAACGTCATCGTAAACTGTACCCCAGTGGGCATGTACCCACACGTAGACGAGTGTCCTGCGCTGCCTTACGAGGCAATGGACAGCCACACCCTGCTCTACGACCTCATCTACAATCCCGACGAAACCCTCTTCATGAAGAAGGGCAAAGAACATGGAGCCACAGTAAAGAATGGCTTGGAAATGCTCTTGTTGCAAGCCTTTGCATCATGGGATTTCTGGCACCAGGAAAAATAA
- a CDS encoding AIR synthase-related protein, which yields MMRGVSAAKEDVHNAIKNIDKGIFPQAFCKIIPDILGGDPEYCNIMHADGAGTKSSLAYMYWKETGDLSVWKGIAQDAIVMNTDDLLCVGAVDNILVSSTIGRNKMLIPGEVISAIINGTDDLLHEMREMGIGIYPTGGETADVGDLVRTIIVDSTVTCRMKRSDVINNANIRPGDVIVGLSSTGQATYEKKYNGGMGSNGLTSARHDVFAKYLAENYPESYDHAVPDELVYSGKYKLTDEVEGSPINAGELVLSPTRTYAPVIKKILDELRPEVHGMVHCTGGAQTKVLHFVGENCKVVKDNMFPVPPLFKAIHDCSETDWKEMYQVFNMGHRMEIYVRPEVAEKVIAISKSFNIDAQIVGHIEEGKRSLTIKSEFGTFEY from the coding sequence ATGATGCGCGGTGTTAGCGCAGCAAAGGAAGATGTTCACAACGCTATCAAGAACATCGACAAGGGTATCTTCCCACAGGCTTTCTGCAAGATCATACCTGATATCTTGGGCGGCGACCCAGAGTATTGTAACATTATGCATGCCGACGGTGCAGGTACCAAGTCGAGCTTGGCCTACATGTACTGGAAGGAGACGGGCGACCTCTCTGTATGGAAAGGTATCGCTCAAGATGCTATCGTGATGAATACCGACGACCTGCTCTGCGTGGGCGCCGTAGATAACATCCTCGTAAGCTCTACCATCGGACGCAACAAGATGCTCATCCCAGGCGAGGTAATCTCAGCTATCATCAACGGTACTGACGACCTGCTCCACGAGATGCGTGAGATGGGTATCGGCATCTATCCTACCGGCGGTGAGACTGCTGACGTAGGCGACCTGGTTCGTACCATCATCGTTGACTCTACCGTTACCTGCCGCATGAAGCGCAGCGACGTCATCAACAATGCCAACATCCGTCCAGGCGATGTCATCGTAGGTCTTTCTTCTACAGGTCAGGCTACTTACGAGAAGAAGTACAACGGCGGTATGGGCAGCAACGGACTTACTTCTGCCCGCCACGATGTATTCGCCAAGTATCTCGCAGAGAACTATCCTGAGAGCTACGACCACGCCGTGCCAGACGAGTTGGTTTACAGTGGTAAGTATAAGTTGACAGATGAGGTAGAGGGTTCACCTATCAATGCCGGAGAGTTGGTTCTCTCTCCTACCCGTACCTACGCTCCTGTCATCAAGAAGATTCTCGACGAGCTCCGCCCTGAAGTTCACGGTATGGTTCACTGCACCGGTGGTGCCCAGACCAAGGTTCTGCACTTCGTAGGCGAGAACTGCAAGGTAGTGAAGGACAACATGTTCCCAGTACCTCCACTCTTCAAGGCTATCCACGACTGCTCAGAGACCGACTGGAAGGAGATGTATCAGGTATTCAACATGGGTCACCGCATGGAGATCTACGTACGTCCTGAGGTTGCCGAGAAGGTTATCGCCATCAGCAAGAGCTTCAACATCGATGCCCAGATTGTAGGTCACATCGAAGAAGGCAAGCGCAGCCTGACCATCAAGAGCGAATTCGGAACATTCGAATACTAA
- the lpxD gene encoding UDP-3-O-(3-hydroxymyristoyl)glucosamine N-acyltransferase gives MEFTAQQIAQFVQGRVEGDENATVNTFAKIEEGKEGAISFLSNPKYTHYVYETKSSIVLIDENVELEHPVSTTLIRVKNAYECVAKLLQMYESMKPKKTGIDPLAFVSPKAKVAEGVYVGAFAYISDGAEVGEGSQIYPHAYIGEGVKIGKNALIYPNVTVYHGCKLGNNVTLHAGCVIGADGFGFAPGPEGYDKIPQIGIVTIEDDVEIGANTCVDRSTMGSTYVRKGVKLDNLVQIAHNTDIGANTVMSSQVGVAGSTKVGEWCMFGGQVGIAGHITIGDKVFLGAQSGVPGSLKSGQQLIGTPPMEQRAYFKSQAIFRRLPDMYKELNDLKKQIEELKKNN, from the coding sequence ATGGAATTTACCGCTCAACAAATAGCCCAGTTCGTTCAGGGCCGTGTGGAAGGTGATGAGAACGCAACAGTCAACACCTTCGCAAAAATCGAAGAAGGTAAGGAAGGTGCTATCTCGTTCCTTTCTAACCCTAAATACACTCATTATGTTTACGAAACCAAGTCAAGCATCGTACTCATTGATGAGAACGTAGAATTGGAACACCCTGTCAGCACAACCCTCATCCGTGTGAAGAATGCATACGAGTGTGTGGCTAAGCTCCTGCAGATGTACGAATCCATGAAGCCTAAGAAGACCGGCATCGATCCGCTGGCTTTCGTATCTCCAAAGGCTAAGGTGGCTGAAGGTGTATATGTAGGTGCTTTCGCATATATCAGCGATGGTGCAGAGGTAGGCGAAGGTAGCCAGATTTATCCTCATGCCTACATCGGAGAGGGTGTGAAGATTGGCAAGAATGCACTCATCTATCCGAACGTTACCGTATATCACGGCTGTAAATTAGGCAATAACGTTACGCTTCATGCAGGTTGTGTAATCGGTGCCGACGGATTCGGATTCGCTCCAGGTCCTGAAGGTTACGACAAGATTCCTCAGATTGGTATCGTTACCATCGAAGACGATGTAGAGATTGGTGCCAACACTTGTGTAGACCGTTCTACAATGGGTTCTACTTATGTTCGCAAGGGCGTAAAGCTCGATAACCTCGTACAGATTGCCCACAATACCGACATCGGCGCCAATACCGTGATGTCTTCTCAGGTAGGTGTAGCAGGCAGTACGAAGGTAGGCGAATGGTGTATGTTTGGCGGACAGGTGGGTATTGCCGGTCACATCACTATCGGCGATAAGGTGTTCCTCGGTGCCCAGAGCGGTGTTCCAGGCAGCCTCAAGAGCGGCCAGCAGCTCATCGGAACTCCTCCTATGGAGCAGCGCGCTTACTTCAAGTCACAGGCTATCTTCCGTCGTTTGCCTGACATGTACAAGGAACTCAACGACCTGAAGAAGCAGATTGAAGAATTAAAGAAAAACAATTAA